The Drosophila innubila isolate TH190305 chromosome 2R unlocalized genomic scaffold, UK_Dinn_1.0 1_C_2R, whole genome shotgun sequence DNA window tgcgaaattgaaaataattaaaaataagtaaagtgACATGTTGTCTGGCAGAATGGAAGCCGGAGATTTGTTTGCTGCCAAATTGATTGTATACAAAATTAcattaagcaattaaaaaacatcaacaaataTTGCGAATTTTATGGATTGTTTAAATGGAAGCAAACAACTGTAGAATTAGCAATTTAATGAGCTGCATTCaaacattacgcatacgccttGTGAGTCAACttcttattaattaaaaataataaatgcttaCACACAAGGCAACAACATGTCAGCTATATAATAAGGTATTTATGTATGATAAAagttaagaatttatttatcttttgtgatttataatttactcGTTCTGATTTGACAAAACTCACCAAAGTAAATGTATTGAAAACCACTGCCGTCCATTGCAGACACACCTGCACTGTGGGCATTATTCTGTTGTGTTTACTTTGAATCTAGTTATTGtactaaaattataacaatatatatatatatatatatttatattattttttcatatgccATTCGCTCTTGTTTGCGTCTCCAACGTTTGCCGACTGAGAAGCGCGCTTTTCGAGCTCGAAACTGTTAATGTTATTTTGGATGCTGCTGCTAAGAGAACTCAACTCGTTCAACTTGAAGAAAAACTGCGAAATGTTTACAAATCCGTTGAGTGGTTGCCGCCTGCTCgcgacggacggacggacggacagacggtcggacggacagacgcaTGGACTGGCGGTTGGTCGTTACTCAAGAGACACTCCCGCCTCGATAGGCAGACAACTGGCGGCAGCAGACATCCGACAACAGACATCCGACATTAGTTtaccatatatttttatatgcgtCTTTATAGACAGCTATATatccatctatctatctaCTTATCTGCTTATACGCTACGTTGTTTGTTGGAAATCGATGCACAAatagaaattcaaaatttatggcATTTCCATTGTATCCGACATATTGACCATTTGATCGTATCAATTAAGAAAGTGCCTTaaagtgttttatatttatttgttaacaacagttttgcacaatttattttgtaaaatgcCAACACTTAGGGATGCtacatttaagtatttttttttttttttttttttttttttaattagtgaCTAATTGCAAAAACCTTTCAAAAACGCTCTCGCCGCAGTTTATTCCGTACTGTAATGCCCAGATGGGTGGACGAGATCAGGGCGCAAGACTGTGTGGATGATAGgcagaaaaaaatagaatcgATTAGATATATTTGGAATATCTATTCTTAAATTTACTAATCTAGCCATAAATTATGATAAGTCCGTCAAGGTCATGGCGCATAACTTGCCTCCACCACAAAAAGCAGCCATTTTATGATGAGTCCATTATCGACATtgtttgtggcatgcaactcCACAGCCTCAACACAACCGCCGCTAAATAGTTGACTATAAGCACGCTCCTGATTTTGATAACAACTCGTCGGATAGGCGCCTCCTTGCAGAATATAATCCTGCGGTCCTTTCTGGCCACAGCAAGAATACTGTAAGGggaatatattataataatgaaatcaagctacactgataaaaagaaatgttctaaaatcaagattttggtctcaaaactacgAATATTGGTgaaaaaatgcgttgagaatataaaattattgaattaagagaacacatcttggttttaagaacatttcaagtaagaccaagttcttattttaagaataaatgtttttaaaattaaaatcaaataataaaaaaataaaaattatttattcatttataattttcttcttttttttttataaaaatcttatattgtgtcttggtaattttataaatgttattttaattagtttcgAGTGGGGttcgaaccggcgcctactgcttcacaactgtagcggtttctctaaccagagcgccacgcgTCAACCTTTTGCTCCatacgaaatagtacatatttatgctttcccaacaatttaagatttaaattcttgtattaagaactttgattttttagaatatacttaaaattagtaaaatgttcttattttaaaaacaaaatattgaagatgaatgtttttgattGTAGAAGTTGCTATTATATTTTCAGTGTACAGTCGTTGATCTTTTACCTTTTGCTCCAGGTCTGCAATGCGTTCAATGTTTTTTTGCTGATCCGTCCAGAGTGCCAGGAAATCCGTGCGTGCTCGCTGCACATAATCCGTGGAGTGAGCGGCGGCAATTATATAGATTTGCAGGCTGATCAGTAACAACATGCAGGTGACAAACTGCAAAGAATATGCGCTCAATAAACTAACAAATCATGCTTAATCATTCCAGCTCACTTACGCTCCAAATGAGCCCCAAAGAGACGCGTCCGGCCGCAAAGCAGCCGAGAAAAGAGCTGAGCACCACAAAGGAACCCACAAATATCTGCACCACAATTGCAATGTGCTCGAAGGTGCCCGACGAGGAGCTGTTCAGCTCGTAGACTGACAGCGCAATTAACGTCACGCCAATTAACTGCAAACGAGCTGTGCCGAATTGAATATAATCACagatattacgcatacgcaccgAAAGCAGCACATTCAAAATGATGAGCAGAGTTTTCAGAAAGGATATGCGACAGCCCATGTTTGAAGTTCTTTCAATCAAAGGGAAACCAATCGATAGTGCGTCCAATTGCGTGTTATTAAAGTTCCTTGGCTCCACTTCTTACACAAAATGGAAACAATGAAAATACTCGCACTATTTCAGCCCTTTTGCCGTACACGTTGAATTGCGACTAAACGAGGcgcttttattttgaaattatggCGCTTCAAAAGGCTACACTAGTCAACAGACAGAACAGACAGCACAGACAATCAGCTAGCCGTTTTCAATTGTTGCCTTCTCATAAGAAATCCACATTCaaagttcttgttgttgttgttttgattataccctgtattaaaaaaaagtttgtaaCATGGGAATCATCGCgtatgaaaatgtaaaaagcaTAATATCTTTAATCAACATTTCTATTTGTTGATATAACTGATACAGTATagcaattcaaaaaaaaaaaattattaagtatacgcattaaaaaaaaaatattttaagactaTGTTTTATTAAGGAATTAAAACCGTAATCAAAACCGTGACCTTTTAGCGgttaaccgattgaaattggtaGCTGTAACTGAAACCCTAACcgaaaaacactttttttttataccaaaaatattcaaaccGAAATTATTCAAACCGAAATAATTCAAAACGGAAATAACCGATTAGTAACCGTTTCATGTGTAAAGGTTACCTTCGGTTCAATcaagcaataaatttaattatgttgttaGCGTGAAATCAtagtttttttaacttaaacggaaataaccgattagtaaccgattcatgtGTAAAGGTTAGCTTCGGTTCAATTAAgcaataaatgtaattatgtTGTTAGGGTGTAATCATcgttttttaacttaaacgAAAATAACCGATTCGTAACCGATTCATGTATAAAGGTTAGCTTCGGTTCAATCAaccaataaattgaattatgttGTTAGGGTGAAATCATcgtttttttaacttatttcgattataaatttgaatgtcgatcttatttgatatattttttttttaaatcaaatcatttttttaacattcacaacaaatcgaaatatacaaaataccaGTAACCGTTACAGAACCGATATACAGCGATTTTGTGTAACCGTTGTataaccgaaaaccaaaatacaaacatatccTGAATCCCAACTGAAATTGATATTCGTTTCATTTTGATACCCTGCCTTTAATTCAAATTGAGTAAGCATCATTTGCTAATTTGCAGGGTATTTTCTAGTCAATCATCTTAGATTGAATAAGACTTACTTGTTGGGTGTTGTGTCTGCTTGGCGGTCATAACATTTGTGGGTGGAATGATGTCACGTTGTCGACAGAGCTTTTTCGCATTTCCGTTATGCTCGGCCTCAAAAGAAGCTTTTACTCGAAGTTTGCTCATTCATGATAAAGTGCGCAGCAACAATCCAATAAACACAATACATACATCTATCAATCAGTGATAAGGTACAGGATATAGGTCATcaatgaaaatgggcaaagCAAAGTAGCTTTAAAATGCTGTCACTTTAATTTAAGGGTGTTTAAATATAGGATAATTACTCATTCAAGCAACATGTTTTCATATATTCGTATTGTAATTTTCTCGCTGTTTATTGCTGTCATTTTTGGGGATGGCGATTTCTCAGTGCTGCTGAGTCCCAGCTCAATAGAATTCACGGGAAATGATCAATTGGAGAGCTCGTATATTGGTGATGTGCTACTGGCTGCTCTGGGTAATTCTGTCATTGGATCAATACCCTGGAACGGCATGACCATTAAGGATCCCTTCAGCCTAGCCAAGACATCGTTGATTATCATTCAAGTGCGTGGTATTTATCATCTGCCAACACCGAATGATACAAGCACCTATGAATTCATTGGCTCAGATGCCGAAAGTTCGCTGGATTATCTGGTTAGCCAATTGTCCGTTGCGTATGACATCAACTTTGTCAATCACAAGAAAGGAGTGGGTCAGTTCTTGTCCTGTTTTGGTAGCATCGATGCACCCATTGTGCAGCCCATCGAGTATCTGCAACCCCATCAATACTGGAGCCACAAGCACTTTCTGGAAGAATTGGGACTGATTAAACATGCTTCGCAGCACTTGGAGCTCGTTTTAAAGCCCTCGCATGCTTTAATCTTTCGCCTGTCCTTGGATCGCATTGTCAAGGTACCCCGATATGCACCCATTAATGAAGCTAAAGCCCTGATCGCAGCTACCGTTCAGAATCTAATGGATGCCATCAGGGAACGCAACGATTCGGTGCTTTTGGTGCAAATCTCAAATAAGCATTCATCCCAATTGCAGGCCAAGACGCACTCCAGAGTTCGGGGCTCTGTAAATccctttcaaaaaattattaaagatcTGAATTTCCCAATCATAGCGAATCTTGCGCTTTGGTTCAGCTTGGCCTTTGTCATATCGGTTACGGTCATTTGCTATGCGATTGCCACTATCGATCCTGGTCGGGATTCAGTCATCTATCGCGTTAGCTCCGTCAAGGACTTTACAAAGAAGAAACACTGAGCtatctaattaaaatattcatttaataaatgtctTATACCTTatcttctctctttttttttatagttacaATGAAATTTGACTAAGCATAATTAGTTGAGTTCATTAAGCCCaaaaaaattctcaaaatTTACGTGCATTGTTTATGAATTGGGCAACCATTTGAATCACATGCCAAAGTCAAAACATAAGTATGACAAATCAAGAAAATACATGTGTAgatgtatttatgtacattagGGTGTATCGATTTGTataagcccaaaaaaaattgaaaaaatgtaaactaaattcgtaatctacgatcaATTCTAAGATGATTTCACCCAGAAACCGTCGTTCTAAAAGTAATTCCTGATACCCGcttttgagttaaaaaatttttatttttaagaaatttatagtatgttattattatcataactttagtgttttttgttcgatcctgacaagattggtattAAAACTCCAGTTAAGACCAGGACTTTTAAGATTTCATAGAATCAAAGGACAAATTatccttaaaacataatttacgTCTATGCAAGgactttaaaaactaaattttttaacttaaaaagtgggaacttaaaattgattttacaaCTAatgtttcttggtgaaaacatcgTAGAACTTTCCATAGATTACGAttttgggttaccatttttcatgaaaaaataaatcgatgcaccctaatgtacatTTATGAGATAGGCAGATGAGCAACAAGTTGTCTGGCAgtcttgttgtattttttttttggccatcaGTACGTGACGTAGCTCTATTTATATTCTGAAAAATACAGTAGTCCTACCTGAGGGCGACCTTGTACCACACGTGGTATGCGTAATATGCAGTTGAATtttagacacacacatatatagttTTATTGGCTTTATAAATAGTAAGAGCTATTCGTACATATATTAACTAGCTTAGGTTTCagcatttgaattaaaatgttcGCCTAGttgaacttttttaaaatattttgtattttttttttttggttagaaaatataatttaaatactttgaaTCATCCTTCCCACACACAGTTTTGTACTTGAGGCGTAGCTAGCATTAGCTGGCCATTAAAATTGCAGGCGCCTCTGTTTATTCCGGAAACTGATGCCCAGAAATACGGCACCGACGAAgcacagcagctgcaaatATTCCCACAATTAGTTGAATAAAGAATCacctttaaattgttaataacttACCAAGAAGGCCGCCAGTCCCCAGGATACAATTAAAAAGCGTCGCTTGTCGCTTTCATATTGATCCTGCACCTTTTCAATGCAACCGTTGAGGAACAAATGATCCGGCACTTGCTGCAGATCGGTATAACAGCTGGGCGGTATCACCTGATTGAGATGCACATAATCCTGAGCACTCGTCTTGCCACAACACTTGAATTGCTGTTGCAATCCGTCCATGTTGTTGGCCTGCCAGGCAATCTCAACGGTTTCCTGGCCACTCTGCAACTTCATGGGATTCACAAACATGAAGATATTCACAATTTGCAGAATGACCAGCAGTAGCAGAAATACAGCAACCTACAGGGTAGAATGTTAAGCGTCATTTCTGGCCTATTTCcacagcacatttggcacattcgactccattttcatcattaggGCCGAATGTGAACTttatttcagtacaaaatccgaatgatcattttggctcattcataatgaatgttaagattttttggccattcaaaataaaaatgaaaatgtacttgttttcagctttttataatttttgcacataAATCGAACTGCTGATTTATTTCGGGTGAATGGAgaatgtcttaacagtttcacatttcacaaatgtgagcaaatgtggcaaatgtgagtggtcgtggaaatagcctattaaaCTGTTATACATCTGTTATACAAGGCAATGACCTACCGTTGCGGTTAGACAAATCGACTCTCGTATGGCTGCATATATGCCCACAATGACCATGAGAACAATCAAACCGCTAAACACATAGCTGGCGATAACAAACTCCTCCTGCTCCGTATCTGAATTAATGGCTATCCAGGCGATGGCTCCGCATGccaaaaactgcaaaaaaaaaaaaattgcaacgGAAATGCAAGTGGAAATACACATAAACAACTCATTTGTATGACaatcaaaagtaaacaataaacaatatacaataaacGATAACAAGGTCCAACACAACGAGATGAATGcaatttaaacatatatacgAGTACATTATGAGTAACTCATTAATTGAGCCTCTTCAAATGATCTAGTTTATGTCACAAATCCAGAGCTTTCTATGGCCTGTCAATTGCTGGTTTACTTTTTTGTCTtctacacttaaaaaatagatCAACTTCTAAAAACAGAAGCATTTCTCTTAAgtattttgttcataaaattaaatcattttaaaaatgaattactaaaaaataattcaagaaTATTAAAGACTCGAAAGACTCTTAGTTAttgatataatattaaaatttaaaattattaggaaataataaatatgtcatattttattcaaagcTAATATTTgtcccgtggcgctctggttagagtcgccgtTTCAGTTGTGTAAGCAAGCgcgggttcgaatcccactcttgacatgaaaaaaatagtaaaataacattttttaaatttttcaataaaaaaattataaatttaaaactcttgcatttgatttttcttttgttaactttaattttaagaacatttattcttataatattcCTATTATTCCTATTgctcttatttaaaatgttctcgcaaccaaaatgtgttttctaactttaagaattttatatttttgactcATTTTCGAGACCAAAACCagcacaaaaaattatatatttaaaaatcttcctactttttttttttttttttttttgtctttaattttaagaacatttattcctATAATAGGAACTTgctcttatttgaaatgttcccAAAACCAGTTAAAGTTAGAaagttaagaattttatatttttgactcATTTTCAAGACCAAAATTCGACGTTTTAAGACCAGagtcttgatttttatatcaGTGAACTCGTATAGAGGGTGGTGCTGGAACCAACAAAACACCCCATGCGCTGGCGAGGGTTTGAGttcggtttgggtttgggtttgagtTTCGGGACATTCAATATATAGGTCAAACTGCAAATAAGTGGCATGGTATGACATCATCGAGCAGCTTGAAATTAGTACAATTCATGTATGTTTCCTGCAAGTGCTACACTTGATTCCCGGGACagtcaaaacaaaacgaaattgGAAAGTGTAAACATGTTTGCCATGGTTACAAGACGGGGACTTTCAGGAGGGATGGGTGCTAGGGGATTTCTGGGGCAAGACCTGTCGTCGACGTGGCCATAGTGTGTGAAACTAACAaatgacaaaatattaaaaatacaacatgGCCATTTTAATATGTAAGTGGAGAGaacaaaactaacaacaacaacatcaaaattGGGGCCATGTGcatgaaattatttgaatatgtatTTCTTGGCTCTTGCTGAATTTTtgaatagaaaaattatatggCAAAGTCACTAGATTGCAGTTatacttttttcaatatatatatattttttgttgttgaacaTTTGGAACCATAAACCTGTGTTGTGTGACGGCAAATGACATCATGCTTGCAAGTGggcttatttctttttttttaaattaaacaaaatcagcgttaatatttaaattttctggaTTTgcttagaaataatttattacttaACCATATATGAAACTTACCGCCAAAATGGCATTCAGCGAGATTGAGATAATTTTAACGACGTTTGTGGGGCAACCCATTTTCAAAACTCACTTGGACGATCTGAAAATATAGACGAAAAATAAGCTAAAGCTGAACAAGCACATTCGGAAgcgttttttaataattttttatagtaaaataatttcagtAAGCTGCAGAAAGTGTGCACTCAgattacttttaattagtcgaaattgaattatatttagGTTCGTTTCGAATGTAATATGTTCATAATTAgctgtacacacatacaaatatcaCAGCACAAAGTTTCTTAACCTTTTGacttcacaacaacaacaacaacaaagaaagcttgtttattttatttaaataacaatttaaatggcCGCAGTCCGTTGccccttatttttttttttgaatatttattctcAGTAGAAAGCGTTTTCCAAACTTGCACGTTCTGCGTTTGCTTGCAAACTGAatccaaacaaacaaaaaagattgTTATTTTGTTCATTGAATGCGactgaaacacacacacacatgctcagCAGacaccccacacacacagagagagtaaaagcaagagagcgagagcgagagagagagttaaTGCGCTCGCGCATATTAACGCTGCAAACAATGACGTCACTCACTCAATACCCCCCCCCTTATCATACGACATACTGTGAGGCGTAACAAGTTTTACGCTTTATCTCAGCAGTTAGTTCTCAGTTTATTAACCTGATTTAATCGAGTTGATTAGGTGATAAGTTGTTAATTAACTTTTACGGAACATCAACAAATGTGgttagatatttaaataaatatatattgcttTACTATTAATTATGTTTGATTGATATTGATTGAATTAATTGAGGAAATTTAGTTACTTACTGAAgcttgaaaatatattaagtacattttaaatattttcataccaTAGTCTTTACAGAATAATAGTTAATCTGGCAAAAAGCAAtcactttaaaaaaacattataaattttatgcaataTGCATTCAATTTAAGCCTTAAAGTGATTTGCTCTGTACAAATGTTCATctgtaaatattttccatttaaacatgattaataatattaatttttctgtatGGAATATTACATTAAGTGATCAGTTTGGTTTCTGAGAAATTAAAGTCAGTCATAAAAGTTTCAGATGAAGCTCAGTGCAGCTGGCATGCATtgatacactcagaaaaaaaatgttgatttgatttcaaaatgtGTTTGCACTTAAACTTTCAAGTTCGTTTAATACTTACATTACTTGAGTACAAattgtactcgtattttaaaataagaatgtatttttattaaaatataaataataaaaaaaaaaaaaaaaaaaaaaggtaaaa harbors:
- the LOC117785934 gene encoding ATPase H(+)-transporting accessory protein 2-like codes for the protein MFSYIRIVIFSLFIAVIFGDGDFSVLLSPSSIEFTGNDQLESSYIGDVLLAALGNSVIGSIPWNGMTIKDPFSLAKTSLIIIQVRGIYHLPTPNDTSTYEFIGSDAESSLDYLVSQLSVAYDINFVNHKKGVGQFLSCFGSIDAPIVQPIEYLQPHQYWSHKHFLEELGLIKHASQHLELVLKPSHALIFRLSLDRIVKVPRYAPINEAKALIAATVQNLMDAIRERNDSVLLVQISNKHSSQLQAKTHSRVRGSVNPFQKIIKDLNFPIIANLALWFSLAFVISVTVICYAIATIDPGRDSVIYRVSSVKDFTKKKH
- the LOC117783217 gene encoding protein late bloomer, with product MGCRISFLKTLLIILNVLLSLIGVTLIALSVYELNSSSSGTFEHIAIVVQIFVGSFVVLSSFLGCFAAGRVSLGLIWSFVTCMLLLISLQIYIIAAAHSTDYVQRARTDFLALWTDQQKNIERIADLEQKYSCCGQKGPQDYILQGGAYPTSCYQNQERAYSQLFSGGCVEAVELHATNNVDNGLIIKWLLFVVESCALISSTHLGITVRNKLRRERF
- the LOC117783895 gene encoding protein late bloomer, translating into MGCPTNVVKIISISLNAILAFLACGAIAWIAINSDTEQEEFVIASYVFSGLIVLMVIVGIYAAIRESICLTATVAVFLLLLVILQIVNIFMFVNPMKLQSGQETVEIAWQANNMDGLQQQFKCCGKTSAQDYVHLNQVIPPSCYTDLQQVPDHLFLNGCIEKVQDQYESDKRRFLIVSWGLAAFLLLCFVGAVFLGISFRNKQRRLQF